Genomic window (Aminivibrio pyruvatiphilus):
TTAAAATGACGCTTTCGTATCCTGGAAGTTATGAACTCCGGAGCAGATGGAGCTCATGAGACGGAGTTTTGAAGGCCAGTCCGACAGGCTCCTAGGGACCGGAAACGCAAATTTTCCGATGCAGCGGGGAGCGTCGCCGGCGGTCCTTTGTACCGTCAGCGACGCTCTCTGCTGTCTGCGGATTTGGAAGGCCGCTCTTTTCCTGACTTTTTCCCCCGGCTTGGGTATAATCAGTCCTGTCACAATTCAAGGAGGCGATAAGGAAATGAAACTTCCCGTACTGAGGAATTTTCCCGCCGGCTCCCTCGATGACGCCATGGTCCGCGCCCTCGAGGAAGCCGCAGCACGCTGCAGACGAAACGCCGTCACCATGGTCACTCTTGCCGACAGCGGCCACCCTGCCGGTTCCCTCTCGAGCACGGAAATGTACCTCACCGTCTACGGTGTGGCGGACCTGACGCCGGAAAACTGTTCGGGACTTGACCGGGACTATGTTTCCGTCAGCCACGGCCATACATCGCCGGGAGCCTACGCCGCCCTCGCGGAATGGGGCTTCTTCCCGGCCATGGAGGCCATAGCCCATTTCCGGCGCTGCGGTTCCCCCTTCCAGGGTCACGTGGAGCGGGACGTGCCGGGCATCGACTGGGGAAGCGGCAACCTGGGGCAGGGGCTTTCCGCAGGCGTGGGGTTTGCCCTCGCCCAGAAAGCCCGCGGGAACGGCAAGCGAACCTACGTCCTCATGGGGGACGGGGGCCAGACCAAAGGGCAGAGCGCCGAAGCCCGGCGGATCGCCGTCAAGGAAAATCTCGCCAATATCACCGCCCTGGTGGACTGGAACAATATCCAGATCTCCGGCACCCTGGAAACGGTCATGCCTGCTGACATCCCCGCTCTCTGGAAAGCCGACGGATGGAACGTGCTGGAATGCGACGGGCACTCCTTCCGGGAACTTTACGCCGCCCTCCGCCTGAGCGCGTCCTGTGACCGGCCCACGGTGATCCTGTGCCGCACCGTCATGGGCAGGGGAGTATCCTTTATGGAGAACACTCCGGAATTCCACGGCAAGGCTCCCCGGACGGAGCTGTACGTCCAGGCCATGAAAGAGCTCGGCGGCGACCCGTCCCTTCTCGACGAAGCGAGGAAACTCCGTGAGTCTGCACCGGTCCCCGCAGGAAGGCACGTGGAGCCCGCCAGGGCTGATCTCGACCTGGGCGAGCCCGTCACCTACGGAACGGACAAGAAGACGGACAACCGCTCCGCCTTCGGCACGGCCCTCGCTGACATCGGGGAGAAGAATTACGAAAGTGAAGGAAGGACACCCCTTCTCGTCTTCGACTGCGACCTTGCCGGATCGGTGAAGACAGGGGATTTCGCGAAGAAGTGCCCCGACTGGTTCATCCAGGCGGGCATCCAGGAACATTCCACCGCCACCGCCGCAGGGGCCGCCTCCACGGCGGGAGTGGTCTCCCTGTGGGCCGATTTCGGCGTCTTCGGTCTTTCGGAAGCCTACAACCAGCAGCGACTGAACGACATAAACTCGGCGAACCTCAAGACAGTGCTCACCCACGTGGGCCTCGACGTGGGCGAGGACGGCAAGACCCACCAGGCCATAGATTACGTGGGGCTGCTCCGGAACACCTTCGGCTGGAAGCTCGTGGTGCCCGGAGACCCCAACCAGACTGACAGGGCCACCCGCTGGGCCCTCGGCGAGGCGGGGTGCGTCTGCATCGCCATGGGCCGGAGCAAGCTCGGAGTTCTGGCCGATGAAAAAGGAGACCCTCTCTTCGGCGGGGAGTACCGCTTCCGCTACGGAGAAGCTGTCCGGGTGAGACCCGGGAAGGACGGTGCCATTTTCGCCCTCGGCGCCATGACGGAGCGGGCCGTGAAGGCCCGGGACATTCTCCGGGAAAATCACGGTATGGAGGTGGCGGTGTACTGTGTTTCCAGCCCTCTCGTGCCGGACGACGAAGCCCTGCGGGAAGCGGCGGGCACAGGCCGCATTCTCACCTGCGAGGATCACTCGGTGAACAGCGGCATGGGGTCCATTCTCGCCGCCCGGATGACGGAACTTGGCCTCAGCGCATCCTTCAGGGCCGTGGGAGTGCACACCTACGGGGAGTCCGGCAGCTCCCCCGACGTCATCTCCGCCATGGGGCTCGACGAGGTATCCCTGGCGAAAGTCTTCGAGTCCCTGCCGGGAAAATAGCCGTCCCGTGGAGCATCGGCTTCTTCTCCACGCATGCTGCGCCCCGGACGCCACGGTGCCCCTCGCCGATCTTGCGGAAGAGGGGTATGCCGTGACGCTCTACTGGTACGGTGCCAATATCCACCCTGCAGGAGAAGAAGAAAAACGCAAGGGAGCCCTCGGCTCCCTTGCGGCAGGGAGAGTGCCGGTCATAGTGGAGAATCTTTTCATCCCTTCGTGGATGGAGGCGGCCGCGCCCCTTGGAGCGGAACCGGAAGGAGGGAAGCGGTGCGCCCTCTGCTTCAGGCTCCAGCTCGAGGGAGCGGCCCGGGCGGCCGTCAGGGAGGGGATCCAGCGGCTCTGCACCACCCTGACCATCAGCCCCCACAAGGACGCCGCACTCATCAACGCCATCGGGGAGGAAACGGCCCGCTCCTTCGGCCTCCGGTGGCTTCCGAGGGTCTTCCGGAAACAAAACGGTTTTGTCCGCTCCGTCGCCATGTCGAAGGAGCTTGGTCTCTACAGGCAGTCCTACTGCGGCTGCATTTTCAGCCTGCGAAGAGGTGAAGCACATGAATCAGTCTCCGGTGGGGAAACTTCCCCCGGGTCAGCTTGAAGGAAGCATTTTCCGGTTCTGCGGTGCATCCCGTCCGGAGGTGCTTATCGGTCCCGGCATAGGGGAGGACGCCGCGCTCATCAGGTGGCCGGACGGAAAGTACGTGGCCGTGGCCTCCGACCCCATCGTCGGCGCGTCCGCCGGGGCGGGGAAATTTCTCGTCCACATCAATGCCAACGACATCGCCTGCAAGGGAGGGGATCCTTCATTTTTCGTGGTTACCCTCCTCATTCCCTCCAGGCAGGGCATTTCCATGGTAGAGGGGCTCATGAGGGAGATCCACGAGGCATGTCTCTCCATAGGGGCGGCAGTGGTGGGCGGCCACACGGAACTTACGGACCGCTACGACCAGCCTGTTCTCGTGGGGACCATGATGGGCCCCACGGAATACGTCCACCGGGCCACGGACATCCTTCCCGGGGACAGGCTGATTCTCACGAAACATGCCGGCCTCGAGGGCATGGCCATCCTCGCTTCGGACAGGCCCGACCTCCTGGAGCCCTTCATCGGCCCTGATGGTGTCCGTGAAGCCGCCGGCTGGCTGAACGCCATCTCTGTCCTCGAGGAAGCGAAGTGCCTCCGGGACCTCGCCAGGTTTCTCCACGACCCAACCGAGGGCGGCATAGGGGGCGGCATTGCGGAGATCATGCGGCTCAGCGGTCTCGGCGCGGAGCTGGACTACGGGAAAATCCCCCTCTCGCCCCTGACGGAGCGGGCACGGCAGGGCCTGGGGTTCGATCCCTTTCATCTTATCTCCTCCGGGGTCCTCCTGGCGGTGGTGGCTCCCGAACACGAAGAAGAAGCCCTTGCGAGACTGGAGAAGAAAGGCATTCCCGCCGCTTCGGCAGGACGGTTCGTCCAGGGGCCGGGGAACTGCCCTGACAGCGTCGCCGAGGAATTGTGGAGCCTGCTCGGCCGGCCGAGGGAAGAATGACTCCATGAACAGGGAAGGAATTCCCGGACGGGTTGCCCGTCTCCGGGAGCGTCTCCGGCGGGAAGGAGCTGACGTCTTCGTCCTTGTGGTGACGGAGCGGTACAACGGCGAGTCCATGGGCTACCTGAGCGGCTTCCGGGGGAGCAGCGGCGCCCTCGTCGTGTCGGAGGACAGGAACTACCTGCTCACCGACGGCCGCTACGCCCTCCAGGCCCGGGCTGAATCGCCTTTCGACAGTATCATCCTCGACGGCGGATCCCTGCAGGACAAAACGGCCGAGATCCTGCGCCAGGGAGGGTGGAAAACCGCCGGTTTTGAAGCGGAGCGGCTCTCTGTGTCCTTTTTCAGCGCTCTCGAACCGTCGGTGCCTGCCTGGAAGGACTGTTCCGGTCTGCTGCCGGCACTCCGCCGAAGGAAGGACGAAGGGGAAGCGGCCATCATCCGGAAGGCTGCCGACCTGGCCTACGATACCTACAGGGAGGTCCTGGAGACAGTACGGGAGGGTATGACGGAAAAGGAGTTCAATGCCCTGCTTGAATACAACCTGAGGAAAAACGGCGCCGAAGGAGGATGGAAGAACAACAGCTTCATCGTCGCCTCCGGCGAGCGGAGCGCCCTGCCCCACGGGGTGCCCACCGGAAGGGCTTTCCGGAAGGGTGACATCGTCACCGTGGATTTCGGAGCCACGGTGGAGGGGTATATGTCCGACCTGACCAGAAACTTTTCTCTCGGTCCCCTCTCCCCTCAGGGCAGGGATATCCAGGACACCCTCCTGGAAGCCCATCTGCGGGCTGCGGAAGCCATCCGTCCCGGCGCGGAATGCAGGGCCGTGGATGCTGTGGCCAGGGATGTGGTCACCCGGCGGGGATGGGGAAAGCATTTCCCTCACGGCCTCGGACACGGTCTCGGCCTGGAGGTTCACGAGGCGCCGAGGCTCTCTCCCCACTCAAGGGACGTTCTCGAGGAAGGGGACGTGGTCACCGTGGAGCCGGGCATCTACATCCAGGGCTGGGGCGGCATGAGGATCGAGGACGACTACCTCGTCACCGCCGGCGGCGCGGTCTGCCTCTCCGGCGGGAAGGGGAGGGAAGCCCCCGCCCTGTGATGCCTGGAGGAGATTCCGGAGAATCCGTTCCCAAGGTTGCCTTTTCTTGCCGGAAATAGATATAATGAGTTTCAGGAAACACAATCACGAAGAACACCAGAAGGGGGATATCTCATGAAAAAGTACGTGTGCACCGTGTGCGGCTATGTCTACGACCCCGCCGAGGGCGATCCCGATTCGGGAGTGGCCCCCGGAACAGCTTTTGAAGACATTCCCGATGATTGGGTCTGCCCGGTCTGCGCCGTGGGTAAGGATATGTTCGAACCCGAGGAATAAAAAACGAAATAAAAAAGGGAGGCCGAAGGGCCTCCCTTTTTTATTCAGCCTGAATGAAGGCTGAAGCCGCCCTGAGGAGGTCCTCCCGGGACAGGGAAGACGACTCGAGGGTGAGAGTGGCGTCGTCGGCCAGAGCCACCGCCAGGGCCAGCCCCACCGTGGGGACTTCTTCCAGGAGGGCCCGCTTTCCTTCGACGGTGAGCCCCTCGTAAGAAGAACCGAAACCGAGAGGCCGGTCATCGGTTTGTAAGCCTTCAGGGGGAGTGCGGAGCTCTCCGGCCCCCGGACCGGTCATCAGGGTGGCCTTCAGAGTCCGTCCTCCGCCTGTTCGGTAGACCCGAACGAGCCATTCGCCGAAAGTGCCCGAAGGAGCCTCCAGCGGAGTCCGCTGTACTTCGCCCCCGGTGAAGCCGGGAATGTCGGGAAGAGTCCATGCCGCAGCAGGGCCCGGAAGGGCCAGGATAATCAGGAGAACCGGAAGAACCAGTCCGGAGAAACGAAAACGCTTCACGTTCAAAACCCCCTCGGCCGTTTTCCTCTATTCTACTACAGGGGCGAACCAAATTTTTCAATCTCCCCGATACGGGGTATAATGACTCCCTGACCGAGTGTCTTCAATTCAAAACCGCCGGGAGGAGTTCTTCCGTGTACCGATTCGCCCTGAAAGTCTACGGCTGTCAGATGAACGTATATGACGGCGACAAAATGAAAACAGCGCTGAAAGAACGGGGATGGACCGAAACAGCCGAAGAGGAGGCCGATGTGGTCATCCTCAACGGATGCAGCATCCGCGACAAGGCCGAACAGAAAGTCTGGAGCGACCTCGGCAGGTTCGCCCCCCGCTGGGAGAAAGAACGGAAGCCCTTCGTGGCCGTGACGGGCTGCGTGGCCCAGAACGTGGGCCGCAAAATGGCCGCCCGGTTCCCCTGGGTCCGCTTCGTATCGGGCCCCAGGCACATCGGTGCCGTGCCTGACGGCCTGGAGAAGCTCCTGGCCTCTCCGGGCGAAACCTTCCTG
Coding sequences:
- a CDS encoding transketolase, producing the protein MKLPVLRNFPAGSLDDAMVRALEEAAARCRRNAVTMVTLADSGHPAGSLSSTEMYLTVYGVADLTPENCSGLDRDYVSVSHGHTSPGAYAALAEWGFFPAMEAIAHFRRCGSPFQGHVERDVPGIDWGSGNLGQGLSAGVGFALAQKARGNGKRTYVLMGDGGQTKGQSAEARRIAVKENLANITALVDWNNIQISGTLETVMPADIPALWKADGWNVLECDGHSFRELYAALRLSASCDRPTVILCRTVMGRGVSFMENTPEFHGKAPRTELYVQAMKELGGDPSLLDEARKLRESAPVPAGRHVEPARADLDLGEPVTYGTDKKTDNRSAFGTALADIGEKNYESEGRTPLLVFDCDLAGSVKTGDFAKKCPDWFIQAGIQEHSTATAAGAASTAGVVSLWADFGVFGLSEAYNQQRLNDINSANLKTVLTHVGLDVGEDGKTHQAIDYVGLLRNTFGWKLVVPGDPNQTDRATRWALGEAGCVCIAMGRSKLGVLADEKGDPLFGGEYRFRYGEAVRVRPGKDGAIFALGAMTERAVKARDILRENHGMEVAVYCVSSPLVPDDEALREAAGTGRILTCEDHSVNSGMGSILAARMTELGLSASFRAVGVHTYGESGSSPDVISAMGLDEVSLAKVFESLPGK
- the rd gene encoding rubredoxin — protein: MKKYVCTVCGYVYDPAEGDPDSGVAPGTAFEDIPDDWVCPVCAVGKDMFEPEE
- a CDS encoding epoxyqueuosine reductase QueH translates to MEHRLLLHACCAPDATVPLADLAEEGYAVTLYWYGANIHPAGEEEKRKGALGSLAAGRVPVIVENLFIPSWMEAAAPLGAEPEGGKRCALCFRLQLEGAARAAVREGIQRLCTTLTISPHKDAALINAIGEETARSFGLRWLPRVFRKQNGFVRSVAMSKELGLYRQSYCGCIFSLRRGEAHESVSGGETSPGSA
- a CDS encoding aminopeptidase P family protein is translated as MNREGIPGRVARLRERLRREGADVFVLVVTERYNGESMGYLSGFRGSSGALVVSEDRNYLLTDGRYALQARAESPFDSIILDGGSLQDKTAEILRQGGWKTAGFEAERLSVSFFSALEPSVPAWKDCSGLLPALRRRKDEGEAAIIRKAADLAYDTYREVLETVREGMTEKEFNALLEYNLRKNGAEGGWKNNSFIVASGERSALPHGVPTGRAFRKGDIVTVDFGATVEGYMSDLTRNFSLGPLSPQGRDIQDTLLEAHLRAAEAIRPGAECRAVDAVARDVVTRRGWGKHFPHGLGHGLGLEVHEAPRLSPHSRDVLEEGDVVTVEPGIYIQGWGGMRIEDDYLVTAGGAVCLSGGKGREAPAL
- a CDS encoding AIR synthase-related protein encodes the protein MNQSPVGKLPPGQLEGSIFRFCGASRPEVLIGPGIGEDAALIRWPDGKYVAVASDPIVGASAGAGKFLVHINANDIACKGGDPSFFVVTLLIPSRQGISMVEGLMREIHEACLSIGAAVVGGHTELTDRYDQPVLVGTMMGPTEYVHRATDILPGDRLILTKHAGLEGMAILASDRPDLLEPFIGPDGVREAAGWLNAISVLEEAKCLRDLARFLHDPTEGGIGGGIAEIMRLSGLGAELDYGKIPLSPLTERARQGLGFDPFHLISSGVLLAVVAPEHEEEALARLEKKGIPAASAGRFVQGPGNCPDSVAEELWSLLGRPREE